One genomic region from Lujinxingia vulgaris encodes:
- a CDS encoding Dickkopf N-terminal cysteine-rich domain-containing protein — protein MNVKQWTMRALALAMAAALMVGCSDDPDPSVAERQDAGPDAELDSDPEPDTTEEDAGDDVDPDEDVNPDADVDPDADADPDADADPQPELTDVELITQVLATGFCEAAYTCADSSNEAAYLVARLSRFGSVEACVAGGAEWLALWGFTGPIDAVADGRVILDRDGADACAEALATAYCEASALDGPPPECEAILEPTRNEGEACVENEECMGDLECSHEGSTECYGTCVDPAIANACGDEGVCQPWEYCDESGAAPTCVPYAGAGDECTEGGDECAEGERCTFGHCEEPQAVEIELIAEGEACGESPLAICTPGTICGAVFDSEGQLDEEAGTICGAPRELGAFCAEASECLFGLTCNDDGVCAELAAEGESCESGLDCASGTCDDGVESVCGAPLVCEVPAP, from the coding sequence ATGAACGTAAAACAATGGACGATGCGCGCTCTGGCGCTCGCGATGGCCGCCGCGCTTATGGTGGGTTGCAGCGATGATCCCGATCCCTCGGTCGCCGAGCGTCAGGATGCCGGTCCGGACGCGGAGCTCGACTCCGATCCGGAGCCCGATACCACCGAGGAAGATGCCGGCGACGATGTCGATCCGGACGAGGATGTGAATCCCGACGCCGATGTCGATCCCGACGCCGATGCCGATCCGGACGCCGATGCCGATCCGCAGCCCGAGCTCACCGACGTGGAGCTGATCACTCAGGTGCTGGCCACGGGCTTCTGTGAGGCCGCCTACACCTGTGCCGACAGCTCCAATGAGGCCGCCTACCTGGTCGCCCGGCTCAGCCGTTTCGGCTCGGTGGAGGCGTGTGTGGCCGGCGGGGCCGAGTGGCTCGCGTTGTGGGGCTTCACCGGCCCGATCGACGCGGTGGCGGATGGGCGAGTGATCCTCGATCGCGACGGGGCCGATGCCTGCGCCGAGGCGCTGGCGACAGCCTACTGCGAAGCCTCGGCGCTTGATGGACCGCCGCCGGAGTGTGAAGCGATCCTCGAACCCACACGCAACGAGGGCGAAGCCTGCGTCGAGAACGAAGAGTGCATGGGCGATCTCGAATGCAGCCATGAGGGTTCCACCGAGTGCTACGGCACCTGTGTCGACCCGGCCATCGCCAATGCCTGCGGTGATGAAGGTGTCTGCCAGCCCTGGGAATACTGTGACGAGAGCGGTGCGGCGCCCACCTGCGTGCCTTACGCCGGCGCCGGCGACGAGTGCACCGAAGGCGGCGACGAGTGCGCCGAGGGTGAGCGTTGCACCTTCGGCCACTGCGAGGAGCCGCAGGCCGTGGAGATCGAGCTCATCGCCGAAGGTGAGGCCTGTGGTGAGAGCCCGCTGGCGATCTGCACGCCGGGCACGATCTGCGGCGCGGTCTTCGACAGCGAAGGTCAGCTCGACGAAGAAGCCGGCACGATCTGTGGTGCGCCGCGTGAGCTCGGCGCGTTCTGCGCAGAAGCCAGCGAGTGCCTCTTCGGACTGACGTGCAACGACGATGGTGTCTGCGCCGAGCTTGCAGCTGAAGGTGAGTCCTGCGAATCGGGCCTGGACTGCGCCAGCGGCACCTGCGACGACGGCGTGGAGTCGGTCTGCGGCGCACCGCTGGTCTGTGAAGTGCCCGCGCCCTGA
- a CDS encoding diacylglycerol/lipid kinase family protein, with protein MTEQHDLGRIFVVEAPRRYAVLLNARAKAWTGEVHEAVQRFVPARDLYLTDDFRQAQTTVERILAQDYDVVFTGGGDGTIMFLINAIEAAVKAGKIAREDAPPVGVLRLGTGNAVASYVGAGPIIEDLRALHAGAPLKVHEVNMVEDGEHRFPFGGFGWDADILNDYDRFKAAVRDTALENFATGLGGYALSIGSRTIPKATIRGSRNARFTNLGEVAYELDEHGRIVREVGPGELMYDGPMKITSSATIPYWGFKIRMFPYANLKPGFFELRSYNGSISSILMDLPAFWKGEVEEGKLGDWLVQRVAVEVEEAMSYQVAGDAAGYRTKVEWSLSDHPSLLAVPLQ; from the coding sequence ATGACCGAGCAGCATGATCTGGGGCGTATTTTTGTAGTGGAGGCGCCGCGGCGCTATGCGGTGCTGCTCAATGCGCGCGCCAAGGCCTGGACTGGCGAGGTCCATGAGGCGGTGCAGCGTTTTGTGCCGGCGCGTGATCTTTACCTGACCGACGACTTCCGCCAGGCGCAGACCACGGTGGAGCGCATCCTGGCGCAGGACTACGACGTGGTGTTTACCGGCGGGGGCGATGGCACGATCATGTTTTTGATCAACGCCATTGAGGCCGCTGTGAAAGCCGGCAAGATCGCCCGTGAAGACGCGCCGCCCGTGGGTGTGCTGCGCCTGGGCACCGGCAACGCGGTGGCCTCGTATGTGGGTGCCGGCCCGATCATCGAGGATCTGCGCGCTCTGCACGCCGGCGCTCCGCTCAAAGTCCACGAGGTCAACATGGTCGAAGACGGAGAGCATCGCTTTCCCTTCGGCGGCTTTGGCTGGGACGCCGACATCCTCAACGACTACGACCGCTTTAAGGCCGCGGTGCGCGACACCGCCCTGGAGAACTTCGCCACGGGGCTGGGCGGCTACGCCCTCTCGATCGGCTCGCGCACCATCCCCAAAGCCACCATCCGCGGCTCGCGCAACGCCCGCTTCACCAACCTCGGGGAGGTCGCCTACGAGCTCGATGAGCACGGCCGCATTGTGCGCGAGGTCGGCCCCGGAGAGCTGATGTATGACGGGCCGATGAAGATCACCAGCTCGGCCACGATCCCCTACTGGGGCTTTAAGATCCGCATGTTCCCCTACGCCAACTTAAAGCCGGGCTTCTTTGAGCTGCGTTCCTACAACGGCTCGATCTCCAGCATTCTGATGGACCTTCCGGCCTTCTGGAAGGGGGAGGTTGAGGAGGGCAAGCTCGGCGACTGGCTGGTGCAGCGGGTGGCAGTGGAGGTCGAAGAGGCGATGAGCTACCAGGTCGCCGGCGACGCGGCCGGCTACCGCACGAAGGTGGAATGGTCGCTCTCGGATCATCCCAGCCTGCTGGCGGTGCCGCTGCAATAA